A stretch of Chionomys nivalis chromosome 2, mChiNiv1.1, whole genome shotgun sequence DNA encodes these proteins:
- the LOC130870216 gene encoding vomeronasal type-1 receptor 4-like, with the protein MDSWNLAIRIIFLLQITTGIMGNFYLMLYYVIRYYKECTLKPTDLILMNLMAANSLIILSSGVPQTMAIWGLKQFLNDFGCVLLLYIQGFSRSLSICITCLLSVFQAITISPRKSCWKNHKIKVAKNIGCYIALLWVMYMLINFIFFMYPFMKMNKNNVTRKREFGYCSVAGHDEISDSLYAILAMCPEFFFSLLIAWSSASIIVFLYRHKQRVQLICNSYHSRRSFPESRATQNILVLVSTFLAFYTLSTVLRSCVGLLYKHNLWLLNVTHLTALSFPSFGPFVLKSHFSIVFRFSLAWLRKKSPNFIITI; encoded by the coding sequence ATGGACTCCTGGAATCTGGCAATAAGAATCATTTTCTTATTACAAATTACCACTGGAATTATGGGAAACTTTTATCTTATGTTATACTATGTAATACGTTACTATAAAGAATGCACATTGAAGCCCACAGATTTGATTCTCATGAACCTAATGGCAGCCAATTCCTTGATCATTCTGTCTTCAGGAGTGCCCCAAACAATGGCAATTTGGGGACTGAAGCAGTTCTTGAATGATTTTGGATGTGTTCTCCTATTGTACATTCAAGGATTTAGTCGAAGTTTGTCCATTTGTATAACCTGCCTATTGAGTGTTTTCCAGGCCATCACCATCAGTCCCAGAAAATCTTGTTGGAAGAACCATAAAATCAAAGTTGCTAAGAATATTGGCTGCTACATTGCCCTCCTCTGGGTCATGTATATGCtgataaatttcattttctttatgtacccatttatgaaaatgaataaaaataatgtgaCGAGAAAACGAGAATTTGGGTACTGCTCTGTTGCAGGGCATGATGAAATCAGTGATTCACTCTATGCAATATTGGCAATGTGCcctgaattcttcttttctctgctcATTGCCTGGTCCAGTGCCTCCATAATCGTTTTTCTGTATAGACACAAGCAGAGGGTTCAGCTCATCTGCAATTCTTATCATTCCAGGAGAAGCTTCCCTGAGTCCAGGGCTACCCAGAATATCCTTGTCCTAGTTTCTACCTTTCTGGCTTTTTATACTCTCTCCACTGTCTTGCGAAGCTGCGTTGGTCTTTTGTATAAGCACAATTTGTGGCTGTTGAATGTCACTCACCTCACTGCTCTATCTTTTCCCTCTTTTGGACCCTTTGTTCTTAAGAGTCATTTCTCCATTGTGTTCAGATTCAGTTTGGCCTGGTTAAGAAAAAAGTCCCCTAATTTCattataacaatataa